In the genome of Bradyrhizobium arachidis, one region contains:
- a CDS encoding HipA N-terminal domain-containing protein: MAELIALLDGNEVGRVRSDARGRLTFVYDNAWRNAEGAYPLSLSMPLAAEEHGPAAIQAFLWGLLPDNEQVLEHWAKKFQVSARNVFALISNVGQDCAGAVQFVTPDRLEALKTGRDDKIEWLDEPEIANRLQALREDHAAWRLPGDTGQFSFAGAQPKTALVLKDGKWGIPSGRIPTTHTETADRPLRWSRRERAYLPAARASRAPAAETKVMRFEKEIAIAVERYDRQVSGNDVISMAPVS; this comes from the coding sequence ATGGCCGAGCTCATTGCACTCTTGGACGGCAACGAAGTCGGCCGTGTCCGAAGTGATGCACGCGGCCGGCTGACCTTTGTCTATGACAATGCATGGCGCAACGCTGAGGGAGCCTATCCTCTCTCGCTTTCGATGCCGCTTGCCGCTGAGGAGCATGGTCCAGCCGCCATTCAGGCCTTCCTGTGGGGGCTGCTTCCCGACAATGAGCAGGTGCTCGAGCATTGGGCCAAGAAATTTCAGGTATCAGCGCGCAACGTGTTTGCTCTCATCTCGAACGTCGGTCAGGATTGCGCAGGCGCCGTTCAGTTTGTCACGCCCGATCGACTGGAGGCCCTGAAAACGGGCCGAGATGACAAGATCGAATGGCTTGACGAGCCGGAAATAGCAAACCGGCTTCAAGCCTTACGCGAGGATCATGCTGCCTGGCGTCTGCCCGGCGATACGGGTCAATTCAGCTTTGCGGGCGCCCAGCCGAAAACGGCTCTTGTCCTCAAAGACGGCAAATGGGGCATTCCGTCCGGCCGCATACCGACCACCCACACAGAAACCGCCGACAGGCCACTTCGATGGTCACGCCGAGAACGAGCATATCTGCCTGCAGCTCGCGCGAGCCGGGCTCCGGCCGCTGAAACCAAGGTGATGCGCTTCGAAAAGGAAATCGCAATCGCCGTTGAGCGCTACGACCGGCAAGTCAGTGGGAACGACGTGATTAGCATGGCGCCGGTTTCGTAG
- a CDS encoding DUF3551 domain-containing protein, translating into MRYLILVAVLALPILVGSGSRSIAGSRAHSYTPPVRQDVYCLQGRSWGYPGNCQFSTYGQCMATASGTYAYCGINPTYAFERQGRQSR; encoded by the coding sequence ATGCGCTACCTTATCCTTGTCGCAGTGCTCGCACTTCCCATCCTCGTCGGCTCAGGATCGCGTTCGATCGCTGGTTCGCGGGCTCATTCGTACACGCCACCGGTACGCCAGGATGTTTATTGTCTGCAGGGACGCAGTTGGGGATATCCGGGCAATTGCCAGTTCTCGACCTATGGCCAGTGCATGGCTACCGCATCAGGTACATACGCCTATTGCGGCATCAATCCGACTTACGCTTTCGAGCGGCAAGGAAGACAATCGCGCTGA
- a CDS encoding transcriptional regulator, SarA/Rot family — protein MPSKLTGLKRRLGKSLAASQDVLRRFTWEIRAINVCLDDLRSFQAHALGIAAPQMMILMALIDLEHGDGVPVNVVAKLMKVESAFITKHSKQLEDKRFVRRERCANDARIVHLSLTDSARRGLASIAAQQEELDEFVSGYLDIAEFAKLASCLSGVRQRLEKARLHAALKMQEPSREQQLRDA, from the coding sequence ATGCCGTCCAAGCTGACAGGATTGAAAAGACGGCTGGGGAAGAGCCTTGCCGCGAGTCAGGATGTGCTCAGGCGATTCACGTGGGAGATCAGAGCCATTAATGTGTGTTTGGATGACCTTCGGTCTTTCCAGGCGCATGCGCTGGGCATTGCTGCACCACAAATGATGATCTTGATGGCATTGATCGACTTGGAACACGGCGACGGTGTTCCGGTCAACGTGGTTGCAAAGTTAATGAAGGTTGAGTCGGCCTTCATTACGAAGCATTCGAAACAGCTTGAGGATAAGCGATTCGTGCGACGCGAGCGCTGCGCGAACGATGCACGAATCGTCCACCTGTCGCTAACAGACAGTGCTCGCAGAGGACTTGCGAGCATCGCGGCTCAGCAGGAGGAACTCGATGAGTTTGTTTCTGGTTATCTCGATATTGCGGAATTTGCCAAGCTGGCTAGTTGCCTTAGCGGAGTCAGGCAACGACTGGAAAAGGCGCGCCTGCACGCCGCGTTAAAGATGCAAGAACCTTCAAGAGAGCAGCAGCTGCGGGACGCTTAA
- a CDS encoding SET domain-containing protein produces the protein MLIVETILKPDQFGGIGLFSATRLPKGSLLWIHNPIVDIAVTREQYEALAPTFQALLDKHAYPRDHKVNDGVIEYNADNARFMNHSSHPNTYQDDHCRILTARDVQPGEELTCDYLSFDPGCDLSWNKELLPISSSCFQSLEPAPTG, from the coding sequence ATGTTGATTGTTGAAACTATTTTGAAGCCGGACCAGTTTGGCGGGATTGGACTTTTCTCCGCGACTCGTTTGCCTAAAGGCTCATTACTTTGGATTCACAACCCGATCGTTGACATTGCGGTGACGCGCGAACAATACGAAGCTCTAGCTCCAACATTTCAAGCTCTACTTGATAAGCATGCCTATCCGAGAGACCACAAGGTTAATGACGGTGTCATAGAGTATAATGCTGACAACGCTCGCTTCATGAATCACAGCAGTCATCCAAACACATATCAAGACGATCATTGCAGAATTCTCACAGCCCGCGACGTACAACCCGGTGAAGAACTGACTTGCGATTACTTGTCCTTCGACCCAGGCTGTGACTTATCGTGGAACAAGGAGTTATTGCCGATCTCCAGCTCCTGCTTTCAAAGCTTGGAGCCGGCTCCGACAGGTTGA
- a CDS encoding IS3 family transposase (programmed frameshift) has translation MKASKFSDAQKAFILKQGNDGVAVAEICRKAGISQATYFNWKKKYDGLLPTEMRRLKQLEEENGKLKKLVADLSLDKEMLQGVIRRKPMKPGRKRMLVDAVRSEWQVSIRRACDALEFDRSTYHYKSRRPGQAALEQKIKEICHVRIRYGYRRVHVLLRREGWRHGQNKTRRIYRELGLQLRSKTPKRRVKAKLRDDRRPATRSNETWAMDFVHDQLATGHKLRVLTIVDTFSRFSPALAPRFTFRGTDVVEVLERACKEVGFPATIRVDQGSEFVSRDLDLWAYQRGVTLDFSRPGKPTDNAFIEAFNGRFRAECLNAHWFLSLADAQQKVETWRRYYNEERPHGAIGNRPPILLQNHVGASSSPT, from the exons ATGAAGGCCTCGAAGTTTTCAGACGCCCAGAAGGCGTTCATCCTGAAACAGGGCAACGACGGGGTCGCGGTGGCGGAGATCTGCCGTAAGGCCGGGATCAGCCAGGCGACCTACTTCAATTGGAAGAAGAAGTATGACGGGCTGTTGCCGACCGAGATGCGTCGGCTGAAGCAGCTCGAGGAGGAGAACGGCAAGCTGAAGAAGCTGGTCGCGGACCTGTCGCTCGACAAGGAGATGCTGCAGGGCGTGATCCGCCGAAAGC CTATGAAGCCTGGTCGGAAGCGCATGCTGGTCGACGCGGTCCGCAGCGAATGGCAGGTCTCGATCCGCCGGGCCTGTGACGCTCTCGAATTTGACCGCTCGACCTACCACTACAAGTCCCGTCGCCCTGGCCAGGCTGCCCTCGAACAGAAGATCAAGGAGATCTGCCATGTTCGTATTCGCTACGGTTATCGTCGTGTTCACGTCCTGCTGCGTCGTGAAGGCTGGCGCCATGGCCAGAACAAGACGCGGCGCATCTATCGCGAATTGGGCCTGCAATTACGCAGCAAAACGCCCAAGCGCCGGGTCAAGGCCAAGCTGCGCGATGATCGCAGGCCGGCGACGCGATCGAACGAGACCTGGGCGATGGACTTCGTCCATGACCAGTTGGCGACCGGACACAAGCTGCGCGTGCTCACGATTGTCGATACCTTCTCCCGCTTCTCGCCGGCGCTGGCGCCACGGTTCACCTTCCGCGGCACCGATGTTGTGGAGGTGCTGGAAAGGGCCTGCAAGGAAGTGGGATTCCCGGCAACGATCCGCGTCGATCAAGGCAGCGAGTTCGTGTCCCGCGATCTTGACCTCTGGGCCTACCAGCGCGGTGTCACCCTGGACTTCTCGCGGCCCGGTAAGCCAACCGACAACGCGTTCATTGAGGCCTTCAACGGCCGCTTCAGGGCCGAATGCCTCAACGCCCACTGGTTCCTGTCCCTTGCGGACGCCCAGCAAAAGGTGGAGACTTGGCGCAGATACTACAATGAAGAGCGGCCCCATGGCGCGATCGGCAATCGACCGCCGATTTTGCTGCAAAACCACGTCGGCGCATCCAGCTCGCCAACGTGA
- a CDS encoding extracellular solute-binding protein yields the protein MTRTLAALGGHSAHFVKTALICSTLLAGAATSFDQAEAQEINWRQFEGSSIVWAYDIHPYADAVAAQLPEFENLTGIKVTPELYPDDAYWNKLTIQLSTKSASWDVVGTGIQPAWDLAPGQLLEPLDRYLNNPKLTSASYDYKDFFPALRDALTWQVNGGQIEAGGGQVWAIPHGFENIQLFYRKDILDKHGIKVPTTPPEMSAACEKLKSADPAITPLGVRGVRFWSSIHTAAISIAKSYGVHDFVVKDGKLETGLDSPESVAFHQDYVEMIKKCAAQSFANDNWYQVVDGINSGRTAMAIDSNMFGFWNDVAGKPASGKIAFAPPLRAPNGKNFESNIWIWSLAMNAASQKKGAAWLFIQWATSKQVELKGAVAGKLVNSPRASTWSDKVWLDYATKPEFTNFVDTFKIVQDRAALAFTPRAGFAEAMNAWAVAMQKMVNGADVKATLTDLASEIRSSM from the coding sequence ATGACAAGGACGCTAGCCGCTTTGGGCGGCCATTCGGCTCATTTTGTCAAAACCGCTCTGATTTGCTCAACTCTCTTGGCCGGTGCGGCCACATCTTTCGACCAGGCCGAAGCGCAGGAAATCAACTGGCGCCAGTTCGAGGGCTCTTCGATCGTGTGGGCTTACGACATCCATCCGTATGCTGACGCCGTTGCAGCACAGCTGCCTGAGTTCGAGAATTTGACAGGCATCAAGGTGACACCCGAGCTTTATCCGGACGACGCCTACTGGAATAAGCTGACAATCCAGCTGAGCACGAAGTCGGCCTCGTGGGACGTCGTCGGCACGGGGATTCAGCCGGCTTGGGATCTCGCGCCCGGTCAACTACTCGAGCCCCTCGACCGCTATCTGAACAACCCAAAGCTCACCTCGGCAAGCTATGACTACAAGGACTTCTTCCCCGCATTGCGTGACGCGCTGACGTGGCAAGTCAATGGCGGGCAAATCGAAGCGGGCGGGGGTCAGGTGTGGGCTATCCCGCACGGGTTCGAAAACATCCAATTATTCTATCGTAAGGACATTCTGGACAAGCACGGTATCAAGGTTCCGACAACCCCGCCTGAAATGTCCGCGGCTTGCGAGAAGCTGAAATCTGCGGATCCGGCGATCACACCTCTGGGCGTGCGGGGGGTCCGCTTTTGGAGCAGCATCCACACGGCCGCCATCTCGATTGCCAAGTCTTACGGTGTGCACGACTTCGTCGTCAAGGACGGCAAATTAGAAACTGGTCTCGATTCGCCCGAGTCCGTCGCCTTCCACCAGGACTATGTGGAGATGATCAAGAAGTGCGCTGCTCAATCCTTTGCCAATGACAACTGGTATCAGGTGGTCGATGGCATCAATTCGGGTCGGACAGCGATGGCGATCGATTCCAACATGTTCGGGTTCTGGAACGATGTCGCCGGCAAGCCCGCTTCGGGCAAGATCGCATTCGCTCCCCCTCTGCGAGCTCCGAACGGCAAGAATTTTGAATCGAACATCTGGATCTGGTCCCTGGCCATGAATGCGGCCTCTCAAAAAAAGGGAGCAGCCTGGCTGTTCATCCAGTGGGCGACGTCAAAGCAGGTCGAGCTCAAGGGTGCCGTCGCAGGGAAGCTCGTCAACTCTCCGCGCGCCTCGACCTGGAGCGACAAGGTTTGGCTCGACTACGCGACTAAACCGGAATTCACGAACTTCGTGGATACCTTCAAAATCGTGCAGGACAGGGCTGCATTGGCCTTTACGCCGCGCGCAGGATTTGCCGAGGCAATGAACGCCTGGGCAGTCGCCATGCAGAAAATGGTCAACGGCGCGGACGTGAAGGCGACTTTGACCGACCTCGCCTCCGAGATCCGCTCCTCCATGTAA
- a CDS encoding carbohydrate ABC transporter permease, with amino-acid sequence MDLQGIDAIVTLQSSVDQLSSSKNEQVQKAEQNALDWWSLAAIAPAIIILLGFLFLFSYGVFQSLTDLKLGRPVVRFIGFTNYEVAIKTQDFWNSVRATMAYACSAVLAEAFFGLALAKLFASGVFLARLMRPVILLPLVLPPMSVALMWTTMMDPQIGILNYLLSLVGIGRFAWISDASTAMFSLLLIDIWTYTPFFALIIFAGLQGINDEVREAARVNGARGWATFLHIELPLIAPYILIAAVFRLIESLNQFDIIFGTTQGGPGDSTSVLSVRAYITAFQNLAFGRGAALMVVNWMIVLLGTFAMVRLWRLVRQRVS; translated from the coding sequence ATGGACCTTCAAGGCATCGACGCAATCGTGACGCTACAATCATCGGTCGACCAGCTGTCCTCGTCCAAAAACGAGCAGGTGCAAAAGGCCGAGCAGAATGCTCTTGACTGGTGGAGCCTTGCTGCGATTGCCCCCGCAATCATCATCCTGCTTGGATTTCTTTTTCTGTTTTCCTATGGGGTCTTTCAATCACTCACCGATCTCAAGCTTGGCCGTCCCGTGGTTCGCTTCATTGGATTCACCAACTATGAAGTGGCAATCAAGACCCAAGATTTCTGGAACAGCGTGCGGGCGACTATGGCGTATGCCTGCTCCGCCGTGCTCGCCGAAGCGTTCTTTGGGCTTGCGCTCGCCAAATTGTTCGCAAGTGGGGTGTTCCTTGCCCGGCTGATGCGGCCGGTCATTCTCCTTCCCCTGGTTCTGCCGCCAATGAGCGTCGCCTTGATGTGGACCACAATGATGGATCCGCAGATTGGGATCCTGAACTATTTGCTTTCGCTCGTTGGGATCGGACGGTTCGCATGGATTTCGGATGCCAGCACGGCGATGTTCTCACTGTTACTCATCGACATATGGACTTACACGCCATTCTTTGCGCTCATCATCTTCGCCGGGTTGCAGGGCATCAACGATGAGGTCAGAGAAGCCGCGCGGGTCAATGGCGCGCGGGGTTGGGCAACGTTCCTCCATATCGAGCTTCCGCTCATCGCGCCGTACATCCTGATCGCCGCGGTATTTCGGCTGATCGAATCGCTCAACCAGTTTGACATCATCTTCGGAACAACCCAGGGCGGGCCGGGTGACAGTACTTCCGTGCTCTCGGTTCGCGCCTACATCACGGCCTTTCAAAATCTCGCCTTCGGGCGTGGTGCCGCGCTCATGGTTGTCAATTGGATGATCGTGCTTCTCGGAACCTTTGCCATGGTGAGATTGTGGCGGTTGGTCCGTCAGCGCGTAAGCTAG
- a CDS encoding carbohydrate ABC transporter permease yields MRFNRSTPASLFLNLLIVACTLILTFPLVWIVMMSVKQQAEVMTWPPRFIFTPTFENFRVLFDAAHAGATSYGTIKVDFLTPITNSVVISLCAVLVSLVAGVPAGYVLARRDIPMKEDIAFFILGFRFAPALLVVIPLFSVFQTIGLYDTYCGMIWVYQVVTLPMIIWLSRSYIEDIPKDVEEAAAMDGAKPFRVVWHIVLPLLKPGLIGASLLIFLLAWHNFALGLILSSTKAPVTVALLKLLNPGVQFYPVMAAGLVVTMIVPVVLIILGQRHLERGLTFGAVK; encoded by the coding sequence ATGCGTTTTAATCGCTCAACGCCTGCAAGCTTGTTCCTTAATCTGCTGATTGTTGCTTGTACGCTGATCCTGACATTTCCGCTGGTCTGGATCGTGATGATGTCGGTGAAGCAGCAGGCCGAGGTCATGACCTGGCCGCCGCGCTTTATCTTCACTCCAACATTTGAAAACTTCCGCGTTTTGTTCGATGCCGCCCACGCCGGGGCGACAAGCTATGGCACTATCAAGGTTGATTTCTTGACCCCGATCACGAATAGCGTCGTCATCTCGCTTTGTGCGGTGCTCGTATCGCTCGTTGCCGGGGTACCGGCAGGCTACGTCCTGGCGAGGCGTGATATCCCTATGAAGGAGGACATCGCATTCTTCATTCTGGGCTTCCGCTTCGCGCCGGCTCTCCTTGTCGTCATACCGCTGTTCAGCGTGTTTCAGACAATCGGCCTTTATGACACCTATTGCGGTATGATCTGGGTCTATCAAGTCGTCACGCTGCCAATGATCATTTGGCTGAGCCGTTCATATATCGAGGACATCCCAAAGGACGTTGAGGAGGCGGCCGCCATGGATGGCGCAAAGCCATTCCGGGTTGTCTGGCACATCGTTCTTCCGCTTCTAAAGCCCGGCTTGATAGGCGCCTCTTTGCTTATCTTCTTGCTCGCGTGGCACAACTTCGCGCTCGGCCTGATCCTCAGTTCGACGAAAGCACCAGTCACGGTCGCCCTGCTCAAGCTGCTCAATCCCGGCGTTCAGTTCTATCCGGTGATGGCTGCGGGTCTGGTGGTGACCATGATTGTGCCGGTCGTCCTGATCATCCTTGGCCAGCGTCATCTCGAACGTGGTCTTACCTTCGGAGCCGTGAAATGA
- a CDS encoding ribokinase: MSPRPLMFFGTTNLDLCFNVERLPTPGESLMGSLKRNAGGKGANQAVAAARLGLRPSFYTRLGDDDAGRSLLQALREAGVRLDAIAVCPGEISGSALVLVGDDASNIIVIDPGANANVTPSMVEKAAEFIERDAIVVAEMGMPVPALNHLFAMKSSKGFDLIFNPAPVRAGLSAAAWRSVDFVTPNQTESFELTGVEVHDLDSAAHAAGKLLDLGPRAALITLGGQGAYYADASASFALRAFPVKVVDTTAAGDAFNGAFAASLAHRLPIREAIKKALAVAALCVTRRGAQSSMPSSGAVDEFLNSQTMLELE; this comes from the coding sequence ATGAGCCCCAGACCATTGATGTTCTTCGGAACGACCAATCTCGACCTCTGCTTCAACGTCGAGCGGCTTCCAACGCCGGGTGAAAGCCTGATGGGAAGCTTAAAGCGGAATGCGGGAGGCAAGGGCGCCAATCAGGCGGTCGCCGCAGCTCGATTGGGCCTTCGGCCGAGCTTCTACACCCGGCTTGGCGATGACGACGCCGGTCGATCCTTGCTGCAAGCGCTGCGTGAGGCAGGTGTCCGTCTCGATGCCATAGCGGTGTGCCCAGGGGAGATATCGGGTTCTGCTCTCGTCCTTGTCGGTGACGACGCCTCCAACATCATTGTCATAGACCCGGGAGCCAATGCAAATGTCACACCAAGCATGGTCGAAAAGGCGGCCGAATTCATTGAGCGGGACGCAATCGTCGTTGCCGAGATGGGCATGCCCGTCCCCGCGCTCAATCACCTGTTTGCAATGAAGAGCAGCAAAGGATTCGATCTCATTTTCAATCCGGCGCCCGTGAGGGCGGGCCTGTCGGCGGCGGCATGGAGGAGTGTCGATTTCGTCACTCCAAACCAGACGGAATCTTTCGAGCTCACCGGTGTCGAGGTGCACGACCTCGACAGCGCAGCTCATGCGGCCGGAAAGCTTCTCGATCTCGGGCCAAGAGCTGCCCTGATCACGCTTGGTGGGCAGGGGGCCTACTACGCCGATGCCAGCGCGTCTTTTGCGCTGAGGGCATTTCCTGTGAAGGTCGTTGATACAACCGCGGCGGGCGATGCCTTTAATGGAGCCTTCGCAGCCTCTCTTGCCCACCGGTTGCCGATACGAGAAGCGATCAAAAAGGCGCTCGCGGTTGCCGCCTTATGCGTGACGCGACGCGGGGCCCAGAGCTCGATGCCCAGCAGTGGGGCCGTCGACGAGTTTCTGAATTCTCAAACGATGTTGGAGTTGGAATGA
- a CDS encoding SDR family NAD(P)-dependent oxidoreductase, which yields MTEQFSVADRTVLVTGAGGGIGSAIANAFRQGGANVLATDVNVEILRNILTRLPHGNGILPMSMDVSREDDVGRVLDEIAKRFGRLDVLINNAGIKSAQPLLTGNADRIEKTIQINSVAVLRCAKQAIERFMKSKGGRIVNVGSSLSSQGAVFNYQAGGADYCLSKAIVHDVTKLLAYECAPLKINVNAIAPGIIDTPMHGRPREETEVRHSGRIPLGRVGLPEDIAGLAVFLASPAASYMTGQVVHVNGGMLMHG from the coding sequence ATGACTGAACAGTTCTCAGTTGCAGACAGGACCGTGCTCGTGACCGGTGCGGGCGGGGGCATTGGCTCAGCCATTGCCAATGCTTTCCGTCAGGGCGGTGCGAACGTCCTGGCAACCGACGTAAATGTGGAAATTCTCCGGAACATTCTGACGCGCTTGCCGCACGGCAATGGCATTCTGCCCATGAGCATGGACGTGTCTCGAGAAGATGATGTCGGCAGGGTGCTTGATGAGATCGCCAAGCGCTTCGGCAGGCTCGATGTCCTGATCAACAACGCTGGAATAAAATCGGCCCAGCCGCTTCTGACCGGCAATGCCGATAGAATCGAAAAGACCATACAGATCAATTCCGTCGCGGTGCTTCGCTGTGCCAAGCAAGCGATCGAGCGCTTCATGAAGAGCAAGGGCGGCCGCATCGTCAATGTCGGGTCCTCATTGTCATCTCAAGGCGCGGTTTTCAACTACCAGGCAGGCGGCGCTGATTATTGCTTGTCAAAGGCGATCGTACACGACGTGACAAAGTTGCTCGCCTATGAATGTGCTCCGCTCAAGATCAACGTCAACGCGATTGCACCCGGGATCATCGATACACCCATGCACGGGCGTCCGCGGGAGGAGACCGAAGTGCGCCACAGTGGCCGAATTCCGCTGGGCCGGGTCGGATTGCCGGAAGATATCGCAGGCCTCGCGGTGTTCCTGGCCAGCCCCGCTGCCTCCTACATGACCGGGCAGGTCGTCCATGTGAATGGCGGGATGCTGATGCATGGATAG
- a CDS encoding HAD-IIA family hydrolase translates to MDSTGSNVNWPPIEGIISDLDGVVYRGSTAIVDAIEAFTRWQEAGVPFCFVTNNSTHTPEDVVRKLRGFGLPIAASEVVTSAITAAELIRTNYPQLTRIYVIGAPSLVTAMRDVGLEVTDRTPEAVVMGLDRDITHEKMRIAVEAILNGAVFIGTNPDLLLPTASGFEPGAGATIAAVAAATQVQPSIVGKPQVPMIETALSRLGTNRGSTIMIGDQVSTDIQAGKRAGLATVLVRTGVPMPQDPSLMAPDFIVSSLREIEVSAAHAAEARQRMA, encoded by the coding sequence ATGGATAGCACCGGCTCAAACGTGAACTGGCCGCCAATAGAAGGGATCATCTCGGACCTGGATGGCGTTGTCTATCGTGGCAGCACCGCAATCGTGGATGCGATAGAAGCATTTACGCGATGGCAGGAAGCCGGCGTGCCGTTCTGTTTTGTGACGAACAATTCCACGCATACCCCTGAGGACGTCGTCCGCAAGCTGAGAGGATTTGGTCTTCCGATCGCGGCGTCAGAGGTCGTGACAAGTGCTATCACCGCCGCAGAACTCATTCGAACGAACTATCCGCAGTTGACGCGAATCTATGTCATCGGCGCTCCCTCGCTTGTCACAGCCATGCGCGATGTTGGACTGGAGGTCACTGACCGAACGCCTGAAGCCGTTGTGATGGGACTTGACCGGGATATCACGCACGAGAAGATGCGAATTGCCGTTGAAGCGATCCTGAATGGCGCCGTCTTCATCGGAACCAATCCCGATCTTCTGCTGCCGACGGCCAGCGGGTTCGAGCCTGGGGCTGGTGCGACCATTGCAGCTGTGGCAGCGGCTACGCAAGTGCAGCCCTCGATCGTTGGGAAGCCGCAAGTGCCGATGATCGAGACAGCGCTCTCACGCCTTGGTACGAACCGCGGTTCGACCATTATGATCGGAGACCAAGTATCTACGGATATTCAAGCCGGGAAGAGGGCGGGTCTTGCCACGGTGCTTGTCAGAACCGGCGTGCCGATGCCTCAGGATCCCTCCTTGATGGCCCCGGACTTCATCGTATCGAGCTTGCGCGAAATTGAGGTAAGTGCTGCTCACGCGGCCGAGGCGCGACAGAGGATGGCATAA